In Mycobacteriales bacterium, the following proteins share a genomic window:
- a CDS encoding ABC transporter permease encodes MAVDAVEPSTAVLELTGERTPIRDLLADYVRRISLLQMLAARDFRSRYRSTRLGLVWAVLLPLIQGSILAIVFTHLVRVQTSADYPVFVLVGMTTWTYITTAVNNATTSIVDQADVAGRVYFPRLFLPGVPILAGVPGLMAGLLVIVPIGAILGVDPTWHLVAYPLVAVLAAATAYAVGSLLALLNVYFRDIKYFVVAALQALLYASPIIYPLTLIPSHRLRTIAEINPGAGVIELARWSFAANGTDPLALPVLSAVAWSVVLSIGAIFAYSKFERLACDRL; translated from the coding sequence GTGGCGGTGGATGCGGTGGAACCGTCGACAGCCGTCCTCGAGCTCACCGGCGAGCGCACCCCCATCCGCGACCTGCTCGCCGACTACGTACGCCGCATCTCGTTGCTCCAGATGCTCGCGGCACGTGACTTCCGCTCGCGCTACCGCAGCACCCGGCTCGGGCTGGTGTGGGCGGTCCTGCTCCCGCTGATCCAGGGCTCGATCCTCGCCATCGTGTTCACCCATCTGGTGCGGGTGCAGACGAGTGCGGACTATCCGGTCTTCGTGCTCGTCGGCATGACGACCTGGACCTACATCACGACTGCGGTGAACAACGCGACCACGTCGATCGTCGACCAGGCGGACGTGGCCGGGCGGGTCTACTTCCCCCGCCTGTTCCTGCCCGGCGTACCGATCCTCGCCGGCGTCCCCGGTCTGATGGCCGGGTTGCTCGTGATCGTGCCGATCGGCGCGATCCTGGGCGTCGACCCGACGTGGCATCTCGTCGCCTACCCCCTGGTCGCGGTGCTCGCGGCCGCGACGGCCTACGCCGTCGGATCGCTGCTCGCGCTGCTCAACGTCTACTTCCGCGACATCAAGTACTTCGTGGTGGCGGCCCTGCAGGCGTTGCTCTACGCGTCGCCGATCATCTACCCGCTCACTCTCATTCCCTCGCACCGGCTGCGGACGATCGCGGAGATCAACCCCGGCGCCGGCGTGATCGAGTTGGCGCGATGGTCGTTCGCCGCCAACGGCACCGACCCGCTGGCGCTGCCCGTGCTGAGCGCGGTCGCCTGGTCGGTCGTGCTTTCGATCGGCGCGATCTTCGCCTACTCCAAGTTCGAACGGCTGGCGTGTGACCGGCTATGA
- a CDS encoding glycosyltransferase family 4 protein, whose amino-acid sequence MEDDIRILFTHPFFWPHVVRGAEREIHDLGARLVSRGHEVSLLTTQPSGLTARAERSGIRVRYVRVPHRRGRAPGDGLDQTATFAALAAAGSALSRAEVIHCWHYADAAAVVRRGRPAVTKITGSVTPELMSRSPLHERLMLRALARMDEVWCNSEWARAQMVGFGRDMGIVPAGVDRGRFTAQADRASRPTVLSTCAPEDPRKRLVDLLDAWPRVLAQVPEAQLRLAGAASEQTRAALLDRVPEAARESIAFLGPLDDDHLVAEYSSAWTSVMPAVLEALGLSTIESLACGTPVVGADSGNTPALLSHPHTGRTFEAAHPESLGAAIVDQLAATDQVDRAACRAATDAFDWEHITDLVEAGYSRIAAH is encoded by the coding sequence ATGGAGGATGACATCCGCATCCTCTTCACCCACCCGTTCTTCTGGCCGCACGTGGTGCGCGGCGCCGAGCGAGAGATCCACGATCTCGGTGCTCGGCTCGTCTCACGCGGCCATGAAGTCAGTCTGCTGACGACCCAGCCGTCCGGACTCACGGCGCGGGCGGAGCGCTCGGGCATCCGGGTCCGCTATGTCCGTGTGCCGCACCGCCGGGGCCGGGCTCCGGGAGACGGGCTCGACCAGACCGCAACGTTCGCGGCGCTCGCTGCCGCGGGCAGCGCGCTCTCGCGCGCGGAGGTCATCCACTGCTGGCATTACGCCGACGCGGCTGCAGTCGTGCGACGTGGCCGGCCGGCGGTCACCAAGATCACCGGCAGCGTCACGCCGGAGCTGATGAGCCGCAGCCCGCTGCACGAGCGGCTGATGCTGCGCGCACTCGCCCGGATGGACGAGGTGTGGTGCAACAGCGAGTGGGCCCGGGCGCAGATGGTCGGGTTCGGGCGTGACATGGGGATCGTTCCCGCCGGCGTCGACCGCGGCCGCTTCACTGCGCAAGCGGATCGCGCCAGCCGCCCGACGGTGCTGTCGACCTGCGCTCCCGAAGACCCCCGCAAGCGGCTGGTGGACCTGCTCGACGCGTGGCCGCGAGTCCTCGCGCAGGTACCTGAGGCACAGCTGCGGCTGGCCGGCGCAGCGTCAGAGCAAACCCGGGCGGCGCTGCTCGACCGGGTGCCGGAAGCCGCCCGGGAGTCGATCGCGTTCCTCGGGCCACTCGACGACGACCATCTGGTGGCGGAGTACTCCAGCGCCTGGACCTCGGTCATGCCCGCGGTGTTGGAGGCCTTGGGGTTGTCGACCATCGAGTCGCTCGCCTGCGGCACTCCGGTCGTCGGGGCGGACTCGGGCAACACCCCCGCCCTGCTGAGCCACCCGCACACCGGACGGACCTTCGAAGCCGCCCACCCGGAGTCGTTGGGCGCCGCGATCGTCGACCAGCTGGCCGCGACCGACCAAGTCGACCGGGCCGCCTGTCGCGCCGCGACCGACGCCTTCGACTGGGAGCACATCACCGACCTGGTCGAAGCCGGGTATTCGCGAATCGCCGCCCACTGA